The following are encoded together in the Glycine soja cultivar W05 chromosome 5, ASM419377v2, whole genome shotgun sequence genome:
- the LOC114411678 gene encoding serine/threonine-protein kinase BLUS1-like isoform X2 gives MEHVLEKRFPLNAEDYTLYEEVGEGVSASVYRALCVPLNEIVAIKVLDLEKCNNDLDGIRREVQTMNLIDHPNVLRAHCSFTAGHNLWVVMPYMAGGSCLHIMKSNYPEGFEEPVIATLLHEVLKALVYLHAHGHIHRDVKAGNILLDSNGAVKLADFGVSACMFDTGDRQRSRNTFVGTPCWMAPEVMQQLHGYDFKADIWSFGITALELAHGHAPFSKYPPMKVLLMTLQNAPPGLDYERDKKFSKAFKELVATCLVKDPKKRPSSEKLLKHHFFKQARASKYLARTILEGLAPLGDRFRMLKAKEADLLVQNKALYEDKDQLSQKEYIRGISAWNFNLEDLKSQAALIQDDDIPNAEEPQRDKKQKDRLDNFKVSAERLSAGAANHSDDAPTQDKEDGFNNLQDLEGSLVSFPTKPLQALKGCFDMCEDDINNSSPRDLDHDGRIDNESSRPSTSLQQNTTSQQKKFPSGSLLPDNFLFPKMVVTDGDRDYLQTKYSSERNHSGPLQYRQKRDTNNLPLVDDTSDGAFFRRRGRFTLTDLSPMGPSNSTSGPVVSPTSPPNQNFMSTAILPSLQCILQHNGLQREEIIKLIKYAEQSSGKNTESVEAGTGDMLQAPPATTRERELHFQVIQLQQSIGSLVEELQRQKMKNVQLEKQLNSMANRVEK, from the exons atggagCATGTTTTGGAGAAAAGATTTCCTCTTAATGCAGAAGATTACACATTATATGAAGAAGTTGGTGAAGGCGTTAGTGCCTCCGTATACAGGGCTCTCTGTGTTCCACTCAATGAGATAGTGGCCATCAAGGTTCTTGATCTAGAGAAGTGCAATAATGACTTG GATGGCATTCGTAGAGAGGTACAGACCATGAACTTGATTGATCACCCGAATGTTTTACGGGCACATTGCTCTTTTACTGCTGGACACAATCTATGGGTTGTGATGCCATACATGGCAGGGGGGTCTTGCCTTCATATAATGAAATCTAACTATCCTGAGGGTTTTGAAGAGCCTGTTATTGCTACTTTATTGCATGAAGTTCTCAAAGCTCTTGTCTATCTTCATGCCCATGGTCACATACATAGAGATGTAAAG GCTGGGAATATTCTGCTTGATTCTAATGGTGCAGTCAAACTAGCTGACTTTGGAGTGTCAGCATGTATGTTTGATACTGGAGATAGGCAACGTTCAAGAAACACTTTTGTTGGAACACCTTGCTG GATGGCTCCTGAAGTTATGCAGCAATTACATGGATATGATTTTAA AGCAGATATATGGTCATTTGGTATAACGGCACTTGAACTTGCTCATGGTCATGCCCCATTTTCCAAGTATCCACCTATGAAG GTTTTGCTCATGACTTTACAAAATGCCCCTCCAGGTCTTGACTATGAAAGAGACAAAAAATTTTCAAAG GCTTTCAAAGAGTTGGTTGCCACCTGCTTAGTAAAAGACCCAAAAAAGCGTCCAAGTTCAGAAAAGCTTTTAAAACACCACTTCTTTAAACAAGCACGTGCCAGCAAATATTTAGCTCGCACCATTTTAGAAGGCCTTGCTCCTTTAGGAGATCGTTTTAGAATGCTGAAG GCTAAAGAGGCGGATTTATTGGTGCAGAACAAGGCTCTTTATGAAGATAAAGATCAATTATCTCAG AAAGAATATATTCGAGGAATCAGTGCCTGGAATTTTAACCTGGAGGATTTGAAAAGTCAAGCCGCTCTT ATTCAAGATGATGACATACCTAATGCAGAAGAGCCACAAAGGGATAAGAAGCAAAAAGACAGATTGGACAACTTCAAAGTTTCTGCAGAGAGGCTATCAGCTGGAGCAGCTAATCATTCAGATGATGCACCCACGCAGGACAAGGAG GATGGATTCAACAATCTTCAGGATTTGGAGGGTTCACTTGTTTCATTTCCTACTAAACCTCTTCAAGCACTTAA AGGGTGCTTTGATATGTGTGAAGATGACATTAATAACAGCAGTCCAAGAGATTTGGATCATGATGGAAGAATTGACAATGAAAGCTCTAGGCCAAGTACTTCATTACAACAAAATACTACCAGTCAGCAAAAAAAGTTTCCAAGTGGTTCTTTACTACctgataattttctttttcccaaAATGGTTGTTACTGATGGGGAcag GGATTATCTACAAACAAAGTATTCTTCAGAGAGGAATCACAGTGGTCCATTGCAATATCGGCAGAAAAGAGACACCAACAACCTTCCACTGG TTGATGACACATCGGATGGAGCATTTTTCCGGCGTAGGGGGCGGTTCACATTGACAGATCTCAGTCCAATG GGTCCTTCAAACAGCACATCTGGCCCAGTTGTTAGTCCTACCAGtccaccaaatcaaaatttcatgTCTACCGCTATTCTTCCATCACTGCAGTGCATCTTGCAACATAATGGTTTGCAGAGG GAAgagattattaaattaataaagtatGCCGAACAATCTTCTG GCAAGAATACAGAATCAGTAGAGGCAGGGACAGGTGATATGTTGCAG GCACCACCTGCAACAACTAGGGAGCGAGAGCTGCATTTTCAGGTGATTCAACTCCAACAGAG CATTGGAAGCCTTGTTGAGGAATTGCAAAgacaaaagatgaaaaatgttcag TTGGAAAAACAGTTGAACAGTATGGCTAACAGAGTGGAAAAGTGA
- the LOC114411678 gene encoding serine/threonine-protein kinase BLUS1-like isoform X1 yields MEHVLEKRFPLNAEDYTLYEEVGEGVSASVYRALCVPLNEIVAIKVLDLEKCNNDLDGIRREVQTMNLIDHPNVLRAHCSFTAGHNLWVVMPYMAGGSCLHIMKSNYPEGFEEPVIATLLHEVLKALVYLHAHGHIHRDVKAGNILLDSNGAVKLADFGVSACMFDTGDRQRSRNTFVGTPCWMAPEVMQQLHGYDFKADIWSFGITALELAHGHAPFSKYPPMKVLLMTLQNAPPGLDYERDKKFSKAFKELVATCLVKDPKKRPSSEKLLKHHFFKQARASKYLARTILEGLAPLGDRFRMLKAKEADLLVQNKALYEDKDQLSQKEYIRGISAWNFNLEDLKSQAALIQDDDIPNAEEPQRDKKQKDRLDNFKVSAERLSAGAANHSDDAPTQDKEDLHLLFQDGFNNLQDLEGSLVSFPTKPLQALKGCFDMCEDDINNSSPRDLDHDGRIDNESSRPSTSLQQNTTSQQKKFPSGSLLPDNFLFPKMVVTDGDRDYLQTKYSSERNHSGPLQYRQKRDTNNLPLVDDTSDGAFFRRRGRFTLTDLSPMGPSNSTSGPVVSPTSPPNQNFMSTAILPSLQCILQHNGLQREEIIKLIKYAEQSSGKNTESVEAGTGDMLQAPPATTRERELHFQVIQLQQSIGSLVEELQRQKMKNVQLEKQLNSMANRVEK; encoded by the exons atggagCATGTTTTGGAGAAAAGATTTCCTCTTAATGCAGAAGATTACACATTATATGAAGAAGTTGGTGAAGGCGTTAGTGCCTCCGTATACAGGGCTCTCTGTGTTCCACTCAATGAGATAGTGGCCATCAAGGTTCTTGATCTAGAGAAGTGCAATAATGACTTG GATGGCATTCGTAGAGAGGTACAGACCATGAACTTGATTGATCACCCGAATGTTTTACGGGCACATTGCTCTTTTACTGCTGGACACAATCTATGGGTTGTGATGCCATACATGGCAGGGGGGTCTTGCCTTCATATAATGAAATCTAACTATCCTGAGGGTTTTGAAGAGCCTGTTATTGCTACTTTATTGCATGAAGTTCTCAAAGCTCTTGTCTATCTTCATGCCCATGGTCACATACATAGAGATGTAAAG GCTGGGAATATTCTGCTTGATTCTAATGGTGCAGTCAAACTAGCTGACTTTGGAGTGTCAGCATGTATGTTTGATACTGGAGATAGGCAACGTTCAAGAAACACTTTTGTTGGAACACCTTGCTG GATGGCTCCTGAAGTTATGCAGCAATTACATGGATATGATTTTAA AGCAGATATATGGTCATTTGGTATAACGGCACTTGAACTTGCTCATGGTCATGCCCCATTTTCCAAGTATCCACCTATGAAG GTTTTGCTCATGACTTTACAAAATGCCCCTCCAGGTCTTGACTATGAAAGAGACAAAAAATTTTCAAAG GCTTTCAAAGAGTTGGTTGCCACCTGCTTAGTAAAAGACCCAAAAAAGCGTCCAAGTTCAGAAAAGCTTTTAAAACACCACTTCTTTAAACAAGCACGTGCCAGCAAATATTTAGCTCGCACCATTTTAGAAGGCCTTGCTCCTTTAGGAGATCGTTTTAGAATGCTGAAG GCTAAAGAGGCGGATTTATTGGTGCAGAACAAGGCTCTTTATGAAGATAAAGATCAATTATCTCAG AAAGAATATATTCGAGGAATCAGTGCCTGGAATTTTAACCTGGAGGATTTGAAAAGTCAAGCCGCTCTT ATTCAAGATGATGACATACCTAATGCAGAAGAGCCACAAAGGGATAAGAAGCAAAAAGACAGATTGGACAACTTCAAAGTTTCTGCAGAGAGGCTATCAGCTGGAGCAGCTAATCATTCAGATGATGCACCCACGCAGGACAAGGAG GATTTACATCTCTTATTTCAGGATGGATTCAACAATCTTCAGGATTTGGAGGGTTCACTTGTTTCATTTCCTACTAAACCTCTTCAAGCACTTAA AGGGTGCTTTGATATGTGTGAAGATGACATTAATAACAGCAGTCCAAGAGATTTGGATCATGATGGAAGAATTGACAATGAAAGCTCTAGGCCAAGTACTTCATTACAACAAAATACTACCAGTCAGCAAAAAAAGTTTCCAAGTGGTTCTTTACTACctgataattttctttttcccaaAATGGTTGTTACTGATGGGGAcag GGATTATCTACAAACAAAGTATTCTTCAGAGAGGAATCACAGTGGTCCATTGCAATATCGGCAGAAAAGAGACACCAACAACCTTCCACTGG TTGATGACACATCGGATGGAGCATTTTTCCGGCGTAGGGGGCGGTTCACATTGACAGATCTCAGTCCAATG GGTCCTTCAAACAGCACATCTGGCCCAGTTGTTAGTCCTACCAGtccaccaaatcaaaatttcatgTCTACCGCTATTCTTCCATCACTGCAGTGCATCTTGCAACATAATGGTTTGCAGAGG GAAgagattattaaattaataaagtatGCCGAACAATCTTCTG GCAAGAATACAGAATCAGTAGAGGCAGGGACAGGTGATATGTTGCAG GCACCACCTGCAACAACTAGGGAGCGAGAGCTGCATTTTCAGGTGATTCAACTCCAACAGAG CATTGGAAGCCTTGTTGAGGAATTGCAAAgacaaaagatgaaaaatgttcag TTGGAAAAACAGTTGAACAGTATGGCTAACAGAGTGGAAAAGTGA
- the LOC114411678 gene encoding serine/threonine-protein kinase BLUS1-like isoform X3 has translation MEHVLEKRFPLNAEDYTLYEEVGEGVSASVYRALCVPLNEIVAIKVLDLEKCNNDLDGIRREVQTMNLIDHPNVLRAHCSFTAGHNLWVVMPYMAGGSCLHIMKSNYPEGFEEPVIATLLHEVLKALVYLHAHGHIHRDVKAGNILLDSNGAVKLADFGVSACMFDTGDRQRSRNTFVGTPCWMAPEVMQQLHGYDFKADIWSFGITALELAHGHAPFSKYPPMKVLLMTLQNAPPGLDYERDKKFSKAFKELVATCLVKDPKKRPSSEKLLKHHFFKQARASKYLARTILEGLAPLGDRFRMLKAKEADLLVQNKALYEDKDQLSQKEYIRGISAWNFNLEDLKSQAALIQDDDIPNAEEPQRDKKQKDRLDNFKVSAERLSAGAANHSDDAPTQDKEDLHLLFQDGFNNLQDLEGSLVSFPTKPLQALKGCFDMCEDDINNSSPRDLDHDGRIDNESSRPSTSLQQNTTSQQKKFPSGSLLPDNFLFPKMVVTDGDRDYLQTKYSSERNHSGPLQYRQKRDTNNLPLVDDTSDGAFFRRRGRFTLTDLSPMGPFKQHIWPSC, from the exons atggagCATGTTTTGGAGAAAAGATTTCCTCTTAATGCAGAAGATTACACATTATATGAAGAAGTTGGTGAAGGCGTTAGTGCCTCCGTATACAGGGCTCTCTGTGTTCCACTCAATGAGATAGTGGCCATCAAGGTTCTTGATCTAGAGAAGTGCAATAATGACTTG GATGGCATTCGTAGAGAGGTACAGACCATGAACTTGATTGATCACCCGAATGTTTTACGGGCACATTGCTCTTTTACTGCTGGACACAATCTATGGGTTGTGATGCCATACATGGCAGGGGGGTCTTGCCTTCATATAATGAAATCTAACTATCCTGAGGGTTTTGAAGAGCCTGTTATTGCTACTTTATTGCATGAAGTTCTCAAAGCTCTTGTCTATCTTCATGCCCATGGTCACATACATAGAGATGTAAAG GCTGGGAATATTCTGCTTGATTCTAATGGTGCAGTCAAACTAGCTGACTTTGGAGTGTCAGCATGTATGTTTGATACTGGAGATAGGCAACGTTCAAGAAACACTTTTGTTGGAACACCTTGCTG GATGGCTCCTGAAGTTATGCAGCAATTACATGGATATGATTTTAA AGCAGATATATGGTCATTTGGTATAACGGCACTTGAACTTGCTCATGGTCATGCCCCATTTTCCAAGTATCCACCTATGAAG GTTTTGCTCATGACTTTACAAAATGCCCCTCCAGGTCTTGACTATGAAAGAGACAAAAAATTTTCAAAG GCTTTCAAAGAGTTGGTTGCCACCTGCTTAGTAAAAGACCCAAAAAAGCGTCCAAGTTCAGAAAAGCTTTTAAAACACCACTTCTTTAAACAAGCACGTGCCAGCAAATATTTAGCTCGCACCATTTTAGAAGGCCTTGCTCCTTTAGGAGATCGTTTTAGAATGCTGAAG GCTAAAGAGGCGGATTTATTGGTGCAGAACAAGGCTCTTTATGAAGATAAAGATCAATTATCTCAG AAAGAATATATTCGAGGAATCAGTGCCTGGAATTTTAACCTGGAGGATTTGAAAAGTCAAGCCGCTCTT ATTCAAGATGATGACATACCTAATGCAGAAGAGCCACAAAGGGATAAGAAGCAAAAAGACAGATTGGACAACTTCAAAGTTTCTGCAGAGAGGCTATCAGCTGGAGCAGCTAATCATTCAGATGATGCACCCACGCAGGACAAGGAG GATTTACATCTCTTATTTCAGGATGGATTCAACAATCTTCAGGATTTGGAGGGTTCACTTGTTTCATTTCCTACTAAACCTCTTCAAGCACTTAA AGGGTGCTTTGATATGTGTGAAGATGACATTAATAACAGCAGTCCAAGAGATTTGGATCATGATGGAAGAATTGACAATGAAAGCTCTAGGCCAAGTACTTCATTACAACAAAATACTACCAGTCAGCAAAAAAAGTTTCCAAGTGGTTCTTTACTACctgataattttctttttcccaaAATGGTTGTTACTGATGGGGAcag GGATTATCTACAAACAAAGTATTCTTCAGAGAGGAATCACAGTGGTCCATTGCAATATCGGCAGAAAAGAGACACCAACAACCTTCCACTGG TTGATGACACATCGGATGGAGCATTTTTCCGGCGTAGGGGGCGGTTCACATTGACAGATCTCAGTCCAATG GGTCCCTTCAAACAGCACATCTGGCCCAGTTGTTAG
- the LOC114411678 gene encoding serine/threonine-protein kinase BLUS1-like isoform X4, producing the protein MEHVLEKRFPLNAEDYTLYEEVGEGVSASVYRALCVPLNEIVAIKVLDLEKCNNDLDGIRREVQTMNLIDHPNVLRAHCSFTAGHNLWVVMPYMAGGSCLHIMKSNYPEGFEEPVIATLLHEVLKALVYLHAHGHIHRDVKAGNILLDSNGAVKLADFGVSACMFDTGDRQRSRNTFVGTPCWMAPEVMQQLHGYDFKADIWSFGITALELAHGHAPFSKYPPMKVLLMTLQNAPPGLDYERDKKFSKAFKELVATCLVKDPKKRPSSEKLLKHHFFKQARASKYLARTILEGLAPLGDRFRMLKAKEADLLVQNKALYEDKDQLSQKEYIRGISAWNFNLEDLKSQAALIQDDDIPNAEEPQRDKKQKDRLDNFKVSAERLSAGAANHSDDAPTQDKEDLHLLFQDGFNNLQDLEGSLVSFPTKPLQALKGCFDMCEDDINNSSPRDLDHDGRIDNESSRPSTSLQQNTTSQQKKFPSGSLLPDNFLFPKMVVTDGDRDYLQTKYSSERNHSGPLQYRQKRDTNNLPLVDDTSDGAFFRRRGRFTLTDLSPMAMAL; encoded by the exons atggagCATGTTTTGGAGAAAAGATTTCCTCTTAATGCAGAAGATTACACATTATATGAAGAAGTTGGTGAAGGCGTTAGTGCCTCCGTATACAGGGCTCTCTGTGTTCCACTCAATGAGATAGTGGCCATCAAGGTTCTTGATCTAGAGAAGTGCAATAATGACTTG GATGGCATTCGTAGAGAGGTACAGACCATGAACTTGATTGATCACCCGAATGTTTTACGGGCACATTGCTCTTTTACTGCTGGACACAATCTATGGGTTGTGATGCCATACATGGCAGGGGGGTCTTGCCTTCATATAATGAAATCTAACTATCCTGAGGGTTTTGAAGAGCCTGTTATTGCTACTTTATTGCATGAAGTTCTCAAAGCTCTTGTCTATCTTCATGCCCATGGTCACATACATAGAGATGTAAAG GCTGGGAATATTCTGCTTGATTCTAATGGTGCAGTCAAACTAGCTGACTTTGGAGTGTCAGCATGTATGTTTGATACTGGAGATAGGCAACGTTCAAGAAACACTTTTGTTGGAACACCTTGCTG GATGGCTCCTGAAGTTATGCAGCAATTACATGGATATGATTTTAA AGCAGATATATGGTCATTTGGTATAACGGCACTTGAACTTGCTCATGGTCATGCCCCATTTTCCAAGTATCCACCTATGAAG GTTTTGCTCATGACTTTACAAAATGCCCCTCCAGGTCTTGACTATGAAAGAGACAAAAAATTTTCAAAG GCTTTCAAAGAGTTGGTTGCCACCTGCTTAGTAAAAGACCCAAAAAAGCGTCCAAGTTCAGAAAAGCTTTTAAAACACCACTTCTTTAAACAAGCACGTGCCAGCAAATATTTAGCTCGCACCATTTTAGAAGGCCTTGCTCCTTTAGGAGATCGTTTTAGAATGCTGAAG GCTAAAGAGGCGGATTTATTGGTGCAGAACAAGGCTCTTTATGAAGATAAAGATCAATTATCTCAG AAAGAATATATTCGAGGAATCAGTGCCTGGAATTTTAACCTGGAGGATTTGAAAAGTCAAGCCGCTCTT ATTCAAGATGATGACATACCTAATGCAGAAGAGCCACAAAGGGATAAGAAGCAAAAAGACAGATTGGACAACTTCAAAGTTTCTGCAGAGAGGCTATCAGCTGGAGCAGCTAATCATTCAGATGATGCACCCACGCAGGACAAGGAG GATTTACATCTCTTATTTCAGGATGGATTCAACAATCTTCAGGATTTGGAGGGTTCACTTGTTTCATTTCCTACTAAACCTCTTCAAGCACTTAA AGGGTGCTTTGATATGTGTGAAGATGACATTAATAACAGCAGTCCAAGAGATTTGGATCATGATGGAAGAATTGACAATGAAAGCTCTAGGCCAAGTACTTCATTACAACAAAATACTACCAGTCAGCAAAAAAAGTTTCCAAGTGGTTCTTTACTACctgataattttctttttcccaaAATGGTTGTTACTGATGGGGAcag GGATTATCTACAAACAAAGTATTCTTCAGAGAGGAATCACAGTGGTCCATTGCAATATCGGCAGAAAAGAGACACCAACAACCTTCCACTGG TTGATGACACATCGGATGGAGCATTTTTCCGGCGTAGGGGGCGGTTCACATTGACAGATCTCAGTCCAATG GCAATGGCTTTGTAA